The DNA sequence AATCTATCGGTTTATGTTGGAAGAACAAATATTGAAAATGATATTCCCGATTCGAAATATGATGCATCAAACGCATTATCATTTATCTTGCTTAATCAATTAAGTATGGATATTACAGATGAACAAAAATCTACATTGATTGACGTTGCGGAAAACACAGCTTATTCTTTTCTTGGATCACAATTAACAAATTATTTTTCATCGGCACTTGGCGGATTGGTAAGCAATATCCGCTTTAACAAATATTCGAGTGATAGTTATAAATTACTTTTCTCCGGAAAATATAATAATATTCGGTATTCGTTTGGTGGTAATACAAAATATATGGAATGGAATAAAACCGATATTAAATTTGAGTATTTATTCAATCCAAGTTTTTTAATTCGTGTTGAGCAAAAAGATCCGATTGTAGAAACAACTACCGGAGAAAAAATTCAAGAGTTAGGTCTAAAATATAAATTTGAGTTTTAATGAAAAAAATTATTAAAGATTATTTTATCGCAAATCCAAACAATGCTATTACTTCCAAAACCCTGGGGAAAATTCTAAATATTAAAAAGAAAGATTACGAATTTTTCAAACAAGAACTTTATACAATAGCAAAAGAAGGAATAGTAAAAAAATCCGGTAAACGCTACAAATTAAACTTGGAATCAAAAAAGAAAATTATTGGCGAACTTCAGTTGGTAAACGGGCAAAATTACGGATTTGTAACTTTTAAAGATAAAAATCTGAAAGACGTATTTATTTCTGAAAAAAATCTAACAACAGCTTTTGACGGCGACAAAGTTGAAGTTGCTTTATTTGCAAAAAGAACCGGTAAAAATTTAGAAGGTGAAATTACCAAAATTGTTGAACGTAAAAGAAAAGAAATTGTAGGAGTTTTAAGAAAATCAAAATCTTTTTATTTTGTTGAACCGGATGATTCGAAAATTCACCGCGATTTTTATATTTCATCAAGCAATATCAATAAAGCAAAAGACGGCGATAAAGTTGTTGTAACAAAAATTGAATGGGAAAATTCTCATCTAAATCCGGAAGGAATAATTTCTGAAGTTTTGGGAAAATCCGGTTCTTACGATGCCGAAATTGCTTCAATTGCAAGAGAGTTTGGAATAAAATATAAATTTCCTAATTCAGTTTTAAAGGAAGCAAAAAATCTATCAAATAAAATTCCTGATGAAGAATATCAAAATAGAATTGATTTTCGAAATGTAAATGTTTTTACAATTGATCCGAAAACTGCAAAAGATTTTGATGACGCAGTTTCAATTCAAAAATTGGAAAATGGAAATACATTAATTGGAATTCACATTGCGGATGTAAGTCATTTTGTTCAGCCCGGAACGCAAACCTTTAAGGAAGCCGAAAGCAGAGGAACCAGCGTTTATATAGTTGGGAAAGTAATTCCAATGCTTCCCGAAACTTTATCAAATAATATTTGCTCTCTGGTTCCAAATGAAGATCGTTTAACTTTTAGCGTTCTTGTTGAGTTTGATAAAACGTTCAAACAAAAGAATTATAAAATTGCAAAAACTGTAATTAACAGTAAAAGAAGATTTACTTATGATGAAGTTCAAGAAATTTTGGAAACATCAAAAGGTGATTTTGTAAATGAAATAAAAAGCATAAATGAAATTGCAAGATTTTTACGAAACGAAAGAACGAAAAACGGTAGCATTAATTTTACAACTCCGGATATAGAATTTGAATTAGATAAAACCGGCATTCCGGTTTCCGTTAAAATTAAAGAAAGCAACGAAAGCCATCAGCTTATTGAAGAATTTATGCTTTTGGCAAATAAAATTATCTCGGAACACATAACTAAAACGAAAAAGAAAGAAAAAAATCCTTTTGTTTATAGAATTCATGATTTGCCAAGTGAAGAAAAAATTCAAGAGTTTGCAAAATTTGTTCAATCATTGGGATATACTTTTAATCCGCAAGTAACAAATAAAAGTAAGGAATTGCAGAATCTTTTAGAGAAAGTTAAAGGTTCCGAAGAAGAAGCTGTAATTAATGAAATTGCAATTCGGTCAATGGCTAAAGCTGTTTACTCTACACAAAATATTGGTCATTACGGATTAGGATTTAAATACTATTCCCATTTCACTTCGCCGATAAGAAGATTTCCGGATTTGATTGCTCACTTATTAATTTTTGATTATTTGAAAAATGAAAAACCAAAATTCACTTGGAAACAATTAGAAGAAATTTGTGAACATTCATCATTTACAGAAAGAAATGCAGCAAGCGCAGAAAGACTTTCGGTAAAATTAAAACAAATTGAATTTCTCAAAAATAAAATTGGAGAAACTTTTAACGGAATTATTTCCGGAATTACTCATTTTGGAATTTTTGTGGAACTTAGTGATAATTTGGCAGAAGGCTTAATTTCGATGAGAGATTTGGATGATGATTATTATATTTTTGATGAAAGTTCATATTCGTTAAAAGGAAAACATTCCGAAAAACAATTTCGGTTAGGCGATAAAATAGTTGTAAAGTTAAAAAGAGTAAACGAAGAAAAAAGAGTGATTGATTTTACTCTTTCTTAATGAATAAATAATTTTTATAATTATATAAATGTGATTCGGAATTTATAATGAAAATTACCATGAAATTATTTTTAGCAATTTTATTTTTCTCAAATATATTATTTGCACAGTTCGGGAAAAATCGAGTTCAATATAGAGACCATGAATGGTTCTATGTTCAATCAAAACATTTTGATATTTATTTTTCTGAAGGTGGAGATGATGCTGCCGAATTTACTGCACAAGCTGCAGAAGCCGCTTTGGAAGATCTTCAGAAAAAATTGGATTACCAGCTCAATAATAGAATTTCTCTCGTTGTTTATAATTCACATAACGAATTTCAAGAAACAAATACAACAGACGGATATCTTTCACAAGGAATCGGCGGATTTACCGAGCCATTTAAAAATAGAGTTGTATTCCCTTTCGAAGGATCATATAGCAAATACAGACATGTAATTCATCACGAATTAGTTCATGCTGTAATGCGCGATATGCTATACGGCGGAACAATTCAAAATATTATTGCAAAAGGAATTACTCTGCAATTGCCAATTTGGTATCACGAAGGAA is a window from the Ignavibacteriota bacterium genome containing:
- the rnr gene encoding ribonuclease R, translated to MKKIIKDYFIANPNNAITSKTLGKILNIKKKDYEFFKQELYTIAKEGIVKKSGKRYKLNLESKKKIIGELQLVNGQNYGFVTFKDKNLKDVFISEKNLTTAFDGDKVEVALFAKRTGKNLEGEITKIVERKRKEIVGVLRKSKSFYFVEPDDSKIHRDFYISSSNINKAKDGDKVVVTKIEWENSHLNPEGIISEVLGKSGSYDAEIASIAREFGIKYKFPNSVLKEAKNLSNKIPDEEYQNRIDFRNVNVFTIDPKTAKDFDDAVSIQKLENGNTLIGIHIADVSHFVQPGTQTFKEAESRGTSVYIVGKVIPMLPETLSNNICSLVPNEDRLTFSVLVEFDKTFKQKNYKIAKTVINSKRRFTYDEVQEILETSKGDFVNEIKSINEIARFLRNERTKNGSINFTTPDIEFELDKTGIPVSVKIKESNESHQLIEEFMLLANKIISEHITKTKKKEKNPFVYRIHDLPSEEKIQEFAKFVQSLGYTFNPQVTNKSKELQNLLEKVKGSEEEAVINEIAIRSMAKAVYSTQNIGHYGLGFKYYSHFTSPIRRFPDLIAHLLIFDYLKNEKPKFTWKQLEEICEHSSFTERNAASAERLSVKLKQIEFLKNKIGETFNGIISGITHFGIFVELSDNLAEGLISMRDLDDDYYIFDESSYSLKGKHSEKQFRLGDKIVVKLKRVNEEKRVIDFTLS